The genomic region TTTTCAACTCGATCACTGCTGAACTCTTCGTATTCGACAAAAAACCGCTCTTTGTGAATAAAATTTTGTTTGACATGCTCTCCCATTTTGAGCTTACCTTTGAGAAAAGGGAGATTCTCTTCACGGCCTATGTAGTCGCTCTTAATCCCGCGCTGAATGAGTTTGGCAAGCTCATCCAAAAACATCGTAATAAATATCTCAAACAAGGGCATTTTAGCACTCTGTAAATGAGCCGAATTAAAACTTCGGAAAGGGGAGTTTTTGAGCGTCCGAAGCATTTTAAACAAAATTTCTTTTGCTTGTTTAGGGTCATCGTTTTGAAAAATTTTTGGGAGGATTTCGATGGTTGTGCCGTCTTTGGTTTGGATCACTCCGACGAAATTTTGAGCCTGCAAAACTTTTCCAAACCCTTTTTTAGTGGTGAGTTTGAGATATTCGGCGGTTGGCTCGTTTTCGAGTACAAATTTTTCAATCGCTTCAAAATTATGAGGCGTTATGTAGTGAGGCTTTTGAGCATCTTTACACTGTAAAAATTCATACTCTTTAATAATCATGATTGCAGTTTTGTGTAATCAAAACTCTTTTTGATCGAATAGATAAATTTTTCATCATCGAAAATATCTGATTTTACTTCGATTTTATCGATAAAACCATCACCCAACACCATGCGGATTTTTTCCCAATCGTCATAAAAATATTCCTGCAACAGGGGAAAAATTTTGTTACGCATCACATCGTCTAAATCTTCTTTGCTCCGAACATCGATAAAATATGCATGCCCGATCGTGTGATCCCGATCATAGAGGTATTCGATACGCTGATTGATTTTGGTGAGGATTTTTTTGAGGTCAATCCCCTCGGGTGTTTTATCGTTCAATGCTTCCAAATCGGGCATCATCTCTTCGAAATGAAACCGACGGCGCAATGCCGTATCCATGAGAGCGATACTGCGGTCAGCCGTGTTCATCGTCCCAATAATATAGAGGTTTTGGGGAACGCCGAATTCTTCGTTACTATAAGGGAGTCTAAGTCTGATTGCTTCATCCGCACCGATCCGTTTGCTCGGTTCGATCAGAGTGATAAGTTCTCCGAAGATTTTGGAAATATTACCGCGATTGATTTCGTCGATGATGAGAATGTAGTTTCGCTTTTCTTGATCAGAATCGATTTTTCCAAACAAATTATTTTCACTGGCGATCTCTTTCCAATCGTTATAGCCGTTTGACTGTCTTCCAAGAATAACGGAAGATGCCGCGCTCATGCTTTGGAAAACGTAATCTTCTTCCAAAATGTAAAACTCGGTTTCCTCTCTTAATTTTGCTTGTTTTAGAACCTTGTTTTTTAACTCGATGTAATTGTAGTTATCGAAAGACGGAGCCTGTCCTTTTCTGATTTTCGAGCCTTTCAATACTCTGTATGTATTAGCATCATCCTCGATCATTTCAGCTTGAATATTTAACGTTTTTGCATGCAAAGCAAATTTCTTTTTATTCAAAACGGGATTGCTTTTCTTTGTGTAATTCTCCAATGATTTTTTGGACATTTTTTTGAAAATACCGTCTTTGACGGCATAAATCATTTCATTACCGTCTTCATTTCCTTCTTCGCCAACGGGAATCGCTCTGATCCCTTCGACAAACTCTTCATACCCGTAGCTTTGGTGAAAAGTTATAAATTCTATCTGCCCTGATTTTCGGTACTCTTCGAATTTTGCTTTTGCTTCTTTCCGATCCGTTGAAACTGTCCCGTCGATAATCGCTAACGCTTTTGTGATTGTGTTATAGGTTTTTCCTGTGCCGGGAGGTCCATAGAGAATTTGGTTAAGAGGAGTTAGTTTTAATAAAGGCTGCTTCTTCAATTCAATAGTAATGTCGCAATGACTTTGAATATATTGATGGATCGTTTCAAATAAAGTTATCCTACCGTCTTCTCTTCCTAAAGTTTCATTACCTCTCCAACCTTCAAATAAAAACTTATATAAATTATCTTTTGTTATAGCTTCATATGTTTTTTTTTCAGTATTGAATACAATTTTATAATTTCCATTTTCACGTTTGACTAAATTGATCTTAGTCCCTCTTTGTGTTTCGAGAGGTAATTTATCATCATTTTCTTTTATAGCATGATCTAAACATGAGCATATCAAATCAAATTTTTTATCATTTGTCATTTTTTCCTCTTTAACTTCCAAATCATTTGAAAATCTGTATCACGATTTCACTTCATCCAATATCGTCATTGTTACACTCAATAATCCATCAATCTCGTGTGCACAAATCTCATAAATCGTTTCGGCATCGAGGTCGAAATAGTGATGTGACAAAATATCCCGTATCCCTTTGACCTGTTTCCACGGGATTTGGGGATATTTCTCCAAAAGCTGAAATTCGGTGAGCTTATCGACGTTTTTAAACCCTTCCCCGATGGCGATCAGGCGCATCGAAATACTGTCGAGCTTTTCAAGCCCCCGTTCATCTTTGAGAAAATCATCGCTGGTTTGAATACTTTGAAATCGTTGTTGGATTAGTTTTAATGAGGTGATGATGTCTTCGAGGGTAGAGCGCAGTATCAAAAGCCGGTCATTGTGCATAGATCACATCTCTTTTGATCATCTCTAAAAAGAGGGGTTTCATATGTTTGTGTTCGCGGACGATATCCACTTTTTTGTGCAGGTCGTTCTCGATCTGTTCTTTGATCGCGACCATATCGAACAATGAGGGCTTCATTTTGACGATAATATCGATGTCGCTGTTCTCTTTGGCTTCGTCGCGTGCGAAACTGCCAAACAACCCGATTTGTTCGACGGCATATTTGGTCTTGAACTCTTGAAAATGGCGTGAAAGGTAGTCTAAAATATCCGATTTTTTAATATTCGTCGCCACAACAGCCCCCTTTTCAAAAATCCACTTGTTTTAATTATAACCGATTTTTAATCCTAAAGCCGTACCGGAATACCGTTGGCCGATAGATAGCGCTTGAGATCCATAATGTCGATCTCTTTGTAGTGGAAGATGCTTGCCGCCAGCGCCGCATCGGCGCCGTGCTCAAACGCCTCTTTGATGTGCTCCATCGTCCCGGCCCCGCCGCTGGCGATGACGGGGACGTTGACCATCCGGCTGATCTGCTCGGTGATGGAGAGATCGAATCCCGCCTTGGTCCCGTCGGCGTCCATCGAGGTGAGCAAAATCTCCCCGGCACCGCGGTCGACCGCTTCACGCGCCCAATCGAGGGCATTGATCCCCGTATCGACCCGTCCGCCGTTGAGATAGACGTTATACTGATCCCCTGTTTTTTTCACGTCGATCGCGACGACGATGCACTGGCTCCCGAAACGTTTTGCCCCCTCGTCGATCAGTTCGGGGCGTTTGATCGCGGCGGAGTTGACGCTCACTTTGTCGCACCCCACGGCGAGGAGGCGGTAGATGTCGTCGAGCTTACGGATCCCTCCCCCGACCGTGAGGGGGATGAACACCTCGCGGGCCACCCGCTCGACGATGTGAACGATCGTATCGCGCTCTTCGTGCGAGGCGGTAATATCGAGAAACGTCAGCTCGTCCGCCCCCTCTTCGTTATACCGTTTGGCGACTTCGACGGGGTCCCCGGCATCTTTGAGACCGACAAAATTCACCCCTTTGACGACTCGTCCGTCTTTGACATCGAGACACGGAATGATCCGTTTAGCGAAAAAATTCTCCATCATTGGGCACACTCCGCCTTCTGTTCATAATGCTCTTATTATACCCCCACTTCTCTTAACCCCCCATTACCAAAAGTAACGATAAGAAAACAAAATAGATGTTTTCAACATAAACCGTTCACAAACGTTTGATTTTTTGGTTTAATAGGGGATTAACACTTGGTTGGCTATAATCTCTTTGATGCAGAACCGTGCCGCAATCGCCAAAAAAAAGTTTGGCCAGAATTTTTTACGTGATGAAGCCGTTTTGGCGCAAATCATCCAATCGATGCCCGATACGCCTCACCGTATTGCCGAAATCGGGCCTGGATTAGGTGATTTGACTAAATATTTAGTTGATGTCAAAAGTGTCACCGCTTTTGAGGTCGATACCGACTTGTGCAAGCACTTGGAGCACCACTTTGCCGATGCCATCGCTACCGGCGCCCTGACTCTCCGCTGCGGAGACGTTCTGGAGCACTGGAAGAGTGAGCTTTTGGACGAACCGTACGATCTGGTGGCGAATCTGCCCTACTATATCGCGACGAATATCATCCTCAAAGCCCTCGCCGATCCGGCGTGCCGCAACCTGCTTGTCATGATTCAGCGTGAAGTGGCGGAAAAGTTTTCCGCCGCACCCGGAGAGAGAGCTTTCGGGGCCCTCAGCGTCATTGCGCAGAGCGTGGGAGAGACGAGCATCGTCCTGCACGTTCCGCCCAGCGCGTTCGAGCCCGCTCCCAAAGTCGATTCAGCCGTACTGCTCATTCGAAAAACGGCGAATCGTAATGATACGGGGTTTGAAGAGATGCTGCGCGCCGCCTTCGCGCAGCCGCGAAAAACCCTGTACAAAAATCTTTCCGCACGCTGCGACGGGAAAACGCTCGCTCAAGCCTTTGAATCGCTTGAACTCGTTCCTACCGTCCGACCTCATCAGCTCAGCACCTCCGACTATCACCGGCTCTACACCCTTTTGCACTAAGCCTTTTTCGGCTTTTCTCGACTGGTAGGGCATTCGAAAAATACATCTATCGCGCTATCGAGCGCTGAGAAGGAAACACAACATGACAGACGATAAAACAGAATCACAATCACAGCCGCAAGGCGAATCCCGCAACCGCCGACGCCGGCCGTTCCGCAACCGCAACAACCGTCCGGCCGAGGGGACGGCGGAGAATCAGACAGAGGCACGCGCACCCCGCGAGAACCGTCCTCCGCGCGGCGAACGCCCTCGCAACGACAACCGTGCACCCCGCGGCGAACGCCCCCGTAACGACAACCGCCCTCCGCGCGGCGAACGCCCGGCCGAAGGTGCCGAAGGGGCCAATGAGGCCGAAACCGTCCGTTCCGGTCGTGACCGCGGACGCGGCGGACGCCGCGGTGCCCCCAGCGCGCCGATCGACGGAAACCTCCGCGATTTCGTCGCCAAAAATCAGGACGCGCACCGCAACCGTCTCAATCCGCACTACAAGCTCGACCTCAACAGCAACGAAAAAGTACGTATCACCCCTCTGGGCGGTCTGGGTGAAATCGGAGGGAACATCACCGTTATCGAAACCGAAAACGAAGCGATCATCATCGACATCGGGATGAGCTTCCCCGATGAGGAGATGCACGGCGTCGACATCCTGGTTCCCGATTTCAGCTACCTGCGTGAAATCCGCAAAAAAATCGTTGCGGTCATCATCACCCATGCTCACGA from Campylobacterota bacterium harbors:
- a CDS encoding DUF4357 domain-containing protein — encoded protein: MTNDKKFDLICSCLDHAIKENDDKLPLETQRGTKINLVKRENGNYKIVFNTEKKTYEAITKDNLYKFLFEGWRGNETLGREDGRITLFETIHQYIQSHCDITIELKKQPLLKLTPLNQILYGPPGTGKTYNTITKALAIIDGTVSTDRKEAKAKFEEYRKSGQIEFITFHQSYGYEEFVEGIRAIPVGEEGNEDGNEMIYAVKDGIFKKMSKKSLENYTKKSNPVLNKKKFALHAKTLNIQAEMIEDDANTYRVLKGSKIRKGQAPSFDNYNYIELKNKVLKQAKLREETEFYILEEDYVFQSMSAASSVILGRQSNGYNDWKEIASENNLFGKIDSDQEKRNYILIIDEINRGNISKIFGELITLIEPSKRIGADEAIRLRLPYSNEEFGVPQNLYIIGTMNTADRSIALMDTALRRRFHFEEMMPDLEALNDKTPEGIDLKKILTKINQRIEYLYDRDHTIGHAYFIDVRSKEDLDDVMRNKIFPLLQEYFYDDWEKIRMVLGDGFIDKIEVKSDIFDDEKFIYSIKKSFDYTKLQS
- a CDS encoding HepT-like ribonuclease domain-containing protein → MHNDRLLILRSTLEDIITSLKLIQQRFQSIQTSDDFLKDERGLEKLDSISMRLIAIGEGFKNVDKLTEFQLLEKYPQIPWKQVKGIRDILSHHYFDLDAETIYEICAHEIDGLLSVTMTILDEVKS
- a CDS encoding nucleotidyltransferase domain-containing protein; its protein translation is MATNIKKSDILDYLSRHFQEFKTKYAVEQIGLFGSFARDEAKENSDIDIIVKMKPSLFDMVAIKEQIENDLHKKVDIVREHKHMKPLFLEMIKRDVIYAQ
- the hisF gene encoding imidazole glycerol phosphate synthase subunit HisF, yielding MENFFAKRIIPCLDVKDGRVVKGVNFVGLKDAGDPVEVAKRYNEEGADELTFLDITASHEERDTIVHIVERVAREVFIPLTVGGGIRKLDDIYRLLAVGCDKVSVNSAAIKRPELIDEGAKRFGSQCIVVAIDVKKTGDQYNVYLNGGRVDTGINALDWAREAVDRGAGEILLTSMDADGTKAGFDLSITEQISRMVNVPVIASGGAGTMEHIKEAFEHGADAALAASIFHYKEIDIMDLKRYLSANGIPVRL
- the rsmA gene encoding 16S rRNA (adenine(1518)-N(6)/adenine(1519)-N(6))-dimethyltransferase RsmA, encoding MQNRAAIAKKKFGQNFLRDEAVLAQIIQSMPDTPHRIAEIGPGLGDLTKYLVDVKSVTAFEVDTDLCKHLEHHFADAIATGALTLRCGDVLEHWKSELLDEPYDLVANLPYYIATNIILKALADPACRNLLVMIQREVAEKFSAAPGERAFGALSVIAQSVGETSIVLHVPPSAFEPAPKVDSAVLLIRKTANRNDTGFEEMLRAAFAQPRKTLYKNLSARCDGKTLAQAFESLELVPTVRPHQLSTSDYHRLYTLLH